In Gimesia panareensis, the genomic window CTTTTCATGACCGTTTTCCCAAAGCGGGCCTCATTTTTAAACATGCCCGTGATGTAACAGTTGCCGCGACTATCCACAGCCACGCCGGTACTCAGGCCATTTGCCTGACCTCCCGAATTGACCGACCAGACCAGTTTGCCGTTCGGCGAGAGCTTGGCCAGAAAAATATCCTGCACTGTAGTGTCGGTCCCCACCTGCTGACCTGCGAGTTCCACCAGCCCGGTAATGTAACCGCAAACGTAACAGTTACCGATGCGATCGACGCCGATCTGATGGCCACTTGCACCGCGTCCATTGCCTGCCAGCTGCGCCCAGAGCAGATTGCCGTTGTTGTCATATTTCGCCACGAACAGTGAACGCCCCTTTGGATTGGGAGCGCTGACATCGCCGATCGTTACATCGCCTGCAAAGGAGCCGGCAACACAGCAGTCTCCGGCTGGCGTGACGGCAATGCCATGCCCATAATCATAGCCTTTACCGCCGGCACTCTGAGCCCAGACCAGCTTGCCGTCCGGATCGTACTTGGCGATGAAGTAATCGTAGTCCCCCTGATTGTGGAGCATCTGATCGCCGATCTGAAAGACGGGACTTTGAAAATGACCGGTCACAAAAGCATTGCCGGCTTTATCGACGGCCACCGCATAGCCGCGGTCGATTTTGCTGCCCCCAGCAGTCTGGATCCAGAGCAGCTTGCCTGCAGGACTGTACTTGGCGAGTACAAAATCCATGCCCCCCTTACTGGTGACTTTCTTATCTCCGAATTCTGCGGTATCGGTAAATTCTCCGGTCACATAGCAGTTTCCGGCGGCGTCGACGGTAATCCCCCGGATTTTATCATGCTTGATGCCCCCCGCCTGTTGAACCCACTCAACCGTGCGGGCCGACTCTGCCTTTTTATCCGCTGGCTGCCCTGCCTGCAACAAGGCACCAGTCATGCAGGCGTACAAAGCACAAACCAAACCAGGGAATTTCAGATTCTTCAAACGAGTCATCCAGTTCATAACAGAGATTTTCCTGTGCAATTCAGATAACTGAAACAAAACTTATCTTAACGGCAGAACCATTCAGAAACAGTTCCGCACACATTTTCATTCTGATTTTGTAAATTGATCGATCACATTCCGCGTCACCCGCGAAACGTTTTTGTCGACCAGCATGGAAGTGATCCAGCAGATGGAGCCGACGGAGAAGACTTCTCCCCCCGAATCGGTCTGGTAATGGATCATATCTGCTCCCCCCTGATCCGGATTCGTCCCCTGCGCAATCAGGTGTACTTGCGGGGGTGAACTGGGCGAGATCTTATCCGTCTCATGTCCCGACGCACCGCCGGGGATTCGCATGTGCTGGCTTTCGGTGCCAAACAGATCATCCTGTTTCAGATCCGTCCCGGCCAAAGCCCAGTGATCGGCATCGATGACTTTATAAGGTGCTCCGGTCATAATCCCGGCAAACGAGAAGACGACTCCGAGCAAATTCGCTTCTGACTCCTGTCGCGCGTGATAACGGCTCTCATAGGTCGATTCCGATTCGGGAATCGGCGGATCCATGGCCACACCGCACCAGCTGGTACAGTCAGTGTTGTGATAGACGATGCGTTCGTCATCCAAAAATTCGACTTCGCAGTTCAGTCCGTTCCCTCCCAGATAGATTAACCGTCCGCCGGATTCAAAGACCCAGGTTTTCAGCCGATCGTACATCTGCTTCGACCAGTACTCGGGATGCGAACTGAGGATGAGCACCTTGTATTCGTCAAGCGGGAGTGTTCCCAGGTGGAATTGTGTTTCGCTGTAATAGTCGTATGAGAGTTCCTGTTCTTCCATCCAGCCGAGGAGCCGCCATTCGGAATGCAACATACCACACCCCATCCGGCTGTAGATCGGATCCCGCAACTGCTCATCCAGATCAATGTGCAGATAAGGCTGCGGTCGTTCCAGCGAAAGGGGAGGATATTCCTCAACACAATAGACACCGAACGAAGGCTTCAGATAGCGTCTCAATTCCTGGCGACTGTTGACGGTGGGCGTTGCGGGTAAGCCATCCGGGTTCAGATAATTGCTCCGTCCGCCAAAATTGTTGTAGGCATTCCAGGTCAAATCGCTGGCCAGAATCGCGATGTCCGACTGTGGGGTCTCAGGGGCCACCACCCAGGGAAACGTAAAATGATCTCCCGACTGATTCCGCAGATGGAACATATACAGGCCGGAACGCTCCGGTGAGGTGACTGACTGGCGCTGCACGGCACCACGGTAACCGATATCGTTCCAGTTCACTCCCTCCTGTGTGTAATCACCGTCAGGAGTGATCTGCAGATTGGCCAGCGGGGCATGATCGTCAAAGGTGCCGATGCGTCGGATATACTCTTTCTCCTTGCCGTACCGCCAGAGTTCCACTTGATATTCGGACGTGGAATGCACACGAAACTCGGAAGCTTCCCCAGCCTTCACGCAACGCGGCCAGGCAAAGCCAAACAATTTTTTGGACAACAGACGAAACTGATAAATCTGTCCAGCCCGGACCTGCATCTGTACGCGTTTGGGACAATGGTCGGTATGTTGCAAGATGACCGTGTATTCCCCTTCCGGCAGATCCAGGATGACAGCCCCCGAGGCAGTAGAACGCGTACTGAAAAACTGCCCGTCCGACTGAAACTCGATCGCGACATCAAATAAGGCGCTATAATTTTCATCGCTGACATATCCGATAAGCATGCATCCGGTTCCGTCACAAAAAGGAGAATCGTTCGTCAGAGTCGCTTTAAATCACATTCGAATGGAAGTCTGAATCAAGAGGGGTGAGCCACATACTTTTTCGCAATTTTGACGGCCAGACCGCCGCCTTCGTAGTAACCCATCGAAATTTCCGCCACATGCGTTAATACGTCGTAGGCCCGCCAGCGATTCCAGCCATGTTCGGCTTCCATCCAGAGAATCATCTGGGCAAACGCATCCGCGGTGGCGCGCTCCATCGGTGTGCCGCTGGAGACAGTAATCAGTTCGTCCGGCGACTCAATCCGGGGGCCGGCGATTGTTTTACCTTTGAGTAGTTCAATCGTCAATGTGGTCTGCGAGGCCATCTCCAGCCCCGTTGCAGAGAGTTCCCCCTGCCCCATCGCGGCATGGGCATCTCCCAGATACAGATATGCGCCGTCGACGAAAACCGGGAGAAAGAGTGTGTTCCCTTCGGTCACTTCGCGGATATCCATGTTCCCGCCATGCGGGCCAGCGGGCATCGTACTGGGCATGCCGTAAGCGGGTGTGGTGCCGATGCAGCCCAACATCGGCTGATAGGGGATGGCGATCTCATCACTCCAGTAGACCAGCCCGTCACGGATCGGACAGACATGGGAACCACCTGGCACATCGGTTCCCAGCCACTGGCAGAGCTGTTTGGGATTTCCCGTGTAAGTCGCACACTGACCGTCGCGGGACTCGATCTTTTCGATCCTGATCGCCAGGGTGTCTCCGAGCTCAGCGCCTTCGATAAAAATCGGCCCCGTCACCGGATTGCTGTACGGGACCTTGCTCTTATCCCGGCAATCCCCGGCTTTGCGGATCTGCCCGGACAGAGCGTCTTCGGTTTCCACACGGATGGTCTCGCCGCTGGTCACGCGGAGCCGCGGTTCCTGCTCACGACTGAATTCGTAATTCAGATTTCCCAGAGAGAGTTCCTGCATCTTATTCATCCCGCATTCAAAGTGTTTTAATAACGGAAGTTCAATCGAGCTGCGATTTCAGCCAATGTTTGAGGATTTCTTCTGCTGTCTTCTGCTCTCCCGCAGGTCGATCAACAAGCGTCAGATCCTGTCCCAGAACCAGTTGTCTGGTGAGCTCATCGTGAGCGGGATCGGGGTGGTCCGGATCGAAAACATCCGGATGGAAGACGACACAGTCCCAGCCTCCCTTGCCGAAATTAAGCGAAAAATTCAACGTCCACATCAAGCTGTGGATAAAATCTTCCTGCGATTCGGCTTTCGCATCACGGGGAATTGCCAGCAGGACCAGATCCGGTTTGCCCGGTCGAACCAGTTTTCCGGCATCAGATTCGATCTGCTTACGTGTTTTTCCTTTTGTTTCCCAGGTGGTAACTTCCAGCTTCGCATCCGGGGCGACTTCCTGTGCCGCCTTTTGAATCAACTGATCCAGGGGGGGCATCGCGATGACTTTGATCGGACGTTTTGCTTTGATCAGACTCTGTGAGCGCGGGATCGCCAGTGTTGGCGGCTTCACGTCGGCCAGTGAGACCGAATTTCCGGTTATCGATTCCGCCAGCAACTCTGCCAGTTTTTTGTGTCCCGCCATGTTGGGATGGATCTCATCGCTCATCAGCAACCGCCAGGCGAGCGGATCTTTCTTTCTGAGTACTGTGAGCTGCTCGTACGCATCACAGACGGGGACGTTCAGCTCTTTGCCGACCTTACGGACCACATCACAATATTTGATCAGTTTCTCAGTCGGCCTGCTGCCTGTGGTAATCACAGCATTGGGCGTACAGAGCAAGACCTCTGCCCCTACATCACGGCACTGCTTGAGGATCGAGTGCAGGTTCTTTTCATAGTCTGCCAGCGGCACCCGCGTCATATCGTTCAGACCGAACATCACCGTCACCAGATCCGGGTGATGCTTGAGTACGTCCCGCTCGATACGCGACAGGGCATTCACGGTCGTGTGTCCGCTGATGCCGGCATTGATCATCTCGGGTTTGGAGCCGGGTACCGCTTTTTCGAGAGCGATGCCCAGCATATCGGTATAAGCCCGACGACTGCCGGTGTGATAATAGACGCCGGTGACACTGTCACCGAAACAGACGACCTTCGCCGGTTCACCTGCTTTCAGCTTTGTCATGGTTTTGGGAAAATCAGAGTGACTGGAGACGCTCTGTTTCTGACCGTCAAACCAGTTGGGGGGCACATAGAGTGTCCAGACCTGACTGTTCAATGGCTGAGCATGGCCGCCGGCGATCCAGATTTTATCTTTAAAGACAAACGCCGAATGTTCGTGTCGCTCTTTCCAGACAACGCCGGACTTCAGCTCAGTCCAGTTTTTTCCATCCTGCGAATACCAGGCATCCTGTTTGTTGGTCGAGGGATTATTGGACCAGCCACCGATGACCCAGATGCGATCGCGGTAAACGACAGACGAAAACCATAACCGTTCGTGCCAGGGGGCGTGGGCGGTTTCCTGTCGCCAGTGAATTCCATCCGCCGAGCTCCAGACGTCGTTGTTGGCGTGATATTCGGGCGTGTAATTGCCGCCGCCAAACACGTAGATGCGGTCATTCAATACCGCGGCCTGATGATAGGCCCGGGGCGACCAGCCGGCATGTTCGGTGGCCAGCTTCCACTCTTTCCCGTCTGAGGAATACCAGACATCGTTTTTCAGACTCTTCTGATCACCAAAGTAGTAGTTCTCAGTACCGCCGAGCAACCACATCTTGCCCTTAAAGGTGACCAGTGCTGCGGCCAGGCGGGGCGTCCAGGCTGCTTTTTTTGCCACGAGGTCCCAGTGTTTCCCATCGGTGGATGACCAGACCTGATTACCGGCGGAATGCCCGGGCAGCCGCCCGTTATACCAGCCCCCCATCAGCCACATTTTGTCTTTGAAGACGACCGTCATCGGCAGATCGCTGTGGATCCAGGGCGCTTTCTTTGTGACCGGAGTCCAGTGCTTCCCGTCTTTGGATTTCCAGACGTCCCGCGGCGGGGCTTCATAGGAATTGAACCAACCGCCAAAGATCCAGAGCTGATCTCGATAGACCAGTTCCCCCTGCGAATCTCGAGGTTGCCAGTCCGCTTTTTCGGTCACCTGGACCCAGTCCAGCTTTTTCTCTTCAGCAAATCCGGAAACGGTAATCAGCAGGAACAACAGCGGCAGCAGGAAGGATCGCATCATCTCAACTCCATACCTGATCGTGTGCAAAGGATCGCGAGGCCATATCAGTAACAATGTTAAGTAATTGTTACCATACCCTGCCGTTTCCTCTGGTTGCAAGCGCAGGCCTCCTGCTGAGTGTCAGATCTGAGATAAAAATCGCGCAGACTGAACGTCGCAGTATTACAGATTCAGGCCGGAGATGTTTAGAAACGGTGTCCCGGCTGCGGCCCCTCTTTGGTGAGGGTCAGGATTTCCGGCCCCGCGTCGGTCATCAGAATCGTATGTTCGAACTGGGCCGAGAGCTTGCCGTCTTTGGTGCGTACGGTCCAGCCATCACTGCGGTCTTCGACGGTCTTCCAGCTCCCTGAGTTCAGCATCGGTTCAATCGTAAAACACATGCCTGGCAGGAGCAGATCGCGTTCGGAACCGGAGACCGGATAATGGGGAATTCCGGGATCGGTGTGGAATTCGCGCCCGATGCCATGTCCCTGATATTGACGGACGACGCCATAGCCCAGTTCAGTAGCGTAATCGTAAATGACTTCGCCAATTTCGATCACGCTGGAGCCGGGATGAATGGCATTAATCGCCAGAAACAGGGAATCGAAGGTCGCCTGAACCAGTTTGCGGGCTTCGTCGGTGACCTCACCGACCAGAAACGTTTCCGACTGATCCCCGTACCAGCCATCTACGATACTGGTGATATCGACGTTGACGATATCGCCTTCTTTCAGCACGGTCTCATCGGGAATACCGTGACAGACGACTTCATTGATGCTGATACAGCAACTCTTGGGAAAGCCGTGATAGCCCAGAGTGGCGGGAGTGTGGCCATGCGAAACCGTATATTCATGAACCACCTGATTGATTTCATCCGTGGAGATCCCCGGTTTGACATACGGGCGCAGATGATCCATCAAACTGGCATTGAAACGGGAGGCAATTCGCAGGCGTTCCCACTCGTACGATTTATAGATAATTGGATTTCCGGACAAAATGTTCGCCTCGATCTCTTTCAGTGTTCGACTGACAGTGATGTGATTCAGAGTGGAGAGAGTTTATGCAATCCGCTAAGATGCGAGCGTTGTGGCCCCACTAAAACCGATTCCTGCAACAGGATACCAGTTTTGGTCAAATCGCAGCAACAGTCATTATCCACTGCGAAGTGATGGATTATAGAATAATCAAACTTACAAAGAATTCCTATGGTCGGAAAGCATTCTAAAGTAAAGAAAAGTAAGCCTCTGCTGGGAAACCACCAGAAATGCTGGATCTGGGGCCGAAATGCGGTCAGAGAAACGCTGTCTGCCGGCTTCTGGAAGATCTGGGAATTATATCTGTCAGAGAAACTACCTGCTGAAGAGATCGCAGAACTGGAGACCCGTGCTGCCCAGTTATCAGTTCCGGTCATCGTCACCACTGACAAAACACTCACCCAAAAATCCCGCGCGGGCGACCACCAGGGCATGATCGCCAAAATGGCGCCGTTTCCCTATGCTGCGGCTGAAGAGGTGCTGGCACAAAACACGGATACGCCCCTGTATTTAATTCTGGATCGGATCCAGGATCCGTATAATTTCGGGGCCATCATCCGCTCTGCGGAGATCCTGGGCGCGGATGCGATTTTCATCGGCTCGCAGGAACAGTGCGATGTGACCAGCCTGGTCTGCCGCACTTCGGCCGGCGCCGTCAATCATATTGCACTGGCTCAGGTCCCGGATCTGGTCGCCTTCTGCCAGCAGTTGAAAGCGGACAACATCAACGTGCTGGGCACAGCAATGCAGGCGGAGGAGACGCTGGTGGACTATGCGTTTCAGCAGCCCACGGCATTGATCGTGGGAAACGAGGGGACCGGCGTGCATCTGGAACTGATCGCTGCCTGTTCGCATCTGATCCGGATTCCACAACAGGGGCAGACCGAATCGTTAAATGTGGCGGTCTCTGCAGGAATCCTGCTGTACGAAGCCAGTCGACAACGCGGGTTCCAGTAAGGAATTCAATACAGACTGTGACCGGTTCTTAGCTCGATGCGGGAGCCGACTCCGTCGGTCCTTCTGGCTTCGTTTCCGGTTTGGTGCTGCTGAGCCATTCGCTGATGATCTGAATGATCACATACATTACGGGTACCATCACCACTCCGAAAATGGTCGCTGCAGTCAGACCAGCTACCACCGCGGTCCCCAGTGCCTGTCGACTGGCGGCCCCGGCTCCCGAGGCGATGGCCAGCGGAATGGCCCCCAGGATGGCACTGAAAGCAGTCATCAGAATCGGACGGAACCGGAGGTGACAGGCTTCGACGGCGGCGTCGCGAATCGACTTGCCTGCTTCACGCTGTAGCTTTGCGAATTCCACAATCAGAATCGCGTTTTTACTGGCCAGTGCAATCAGCAGCACGAAACCGACCTGGGTATAGATATTGTTATCCATACCCCGTAGCATCGTCGCGAAAATCGCACCAAAGATTCCCAGAGGTACTGACAGAATCACCGAGATTGGGATGGACCAGCTTTCATATTGAGCACACAGAAAGAGGTACACAAAGACCAACGCCATCGCAAAAATGAACGGCGCCATGTTCCCCGCTTCAATCTGCTGATAGGCAATTCCGGTCCACTCGTAACCAAAGCCTTCCGGCAGGACTTCGTTGCAGAGTTCCTGCATCCGCTGAATCGCCTGCCCGGAACTGTACCCCGGCGCAGGGTTCCCTGTAATCGCAGAAGTCGGATAGAGATTGTAGTGATCCACTTCCTGGGGACCGGCGGAGTTATTCACTTTGACCAGGGTATGCAGGGGAACCATACTGCCCCGTCGATCACGGACTTTCAAGCGGGTGATATCCTGGACTTTGTTGCGATAATCCTCATCCGCCTGGACCATCACTTTGAATGTACGGTTGAAGAGGTTGAAGTCGTTCACATAAGTCGAACCGAGTTCGGCCTGCAGGGTATCGAAAATGGAATTCAGGGGAACCCCCATCTTAATCGCTTTTTCGCGGTCGATATCCAGATAAATCTGGGGAACCGTGGCACTGAAACTCGTATTCAGTCCCCGGACCACCTGGTCGGAGTTCCCGCGGTCCATCAGATCGGTGGTGGCCATCTGCAGGACATCCATGCCGGCGGCACTACGGTCCTGAATCTGAATCTGGAATCCGCCCGCATTACCCAGCCCCTGAATGGCGGGTGGGATAAAGGCAAAGGCGATCGATTCCTGAATCTGGGCCAGTTCCTTCTGCAAACGAGGCACCAGGGCAAACACGTGCAAATCGGGAGACTGTCGTTTGTCCCAGTTTTCCAGGGCGATGATCGTCGTGGAATAGTTGGAGGCATTCGAGTTATTCAACATCGAAAAGCCGCCCATGGTAATCACGTGCGTCGCTGAGGGGAGATCCGCGGCCAGTTTGTTAATGCGATTCTGTACGACCCGCGTGCGGTTCAGGGCGGCACCATCGGGCAGCTGTGTATTCACGAAGATGTAACCCTGGTCCTCGTTCGGCAGGAAGCCCCCCGGCACCGACATGAAACCGACTCCGGTGGCACCAAAGATGACCAGCATCGGGATCAACATAATAAACGCACGCCGGACACAGGTTTTGACGATTTTCATGTAGAGATTCAATGAATGATCGAAACACCAGTTAAACCAACGGAAGAAGAAACCGCGCCGCTCGCGGGTCTGACGCAGCATGATGCCGCACATCGCGGGACTGAGGGTTAAGGCACAGACAGAGGAAAACAAGGTAGCAATTGAGATGGTCAAAGCGAACTGACGATAGAGACGACCGGTAATCCCCGGGAGCACCATAGTCGGCACAAAGACCGCCAGCAGCACCAGGGTCGTCGCGACCACCGGACCGGTAATTTCGACCATCGCCTTTGCAGTCGCTTCTTTAGGAGAACACTTTTCGGTATCGAGAATACGGGTCACGTTTTCGACGACCACGATGGCATCGTCGACGACAATCCCGATGACGAGCACGATTCCGAACAGTGAGAGTGTATTGATGGTATAGCCCATCGCCAGCATGACAGCCATGGTGCCCAACAGTGAGACGGGGATGGTGACCGCCGGGATCAGCGTGGCGCGGAAATCCTGCAGGAAGACAAAGATGGTGACGAACACCAGGGCAAGTGCCACAAATAATGTTTTGACCACTTCATCAATCGAGGCATTCACAAACTCGGTCGAGTTGTAGGGAACGGAATATTCGAGACCTTTAGGAAAGTCTTTTTTGAGCCGCTCCATCACTTTTTGTGACTTCTCGGCCACATCCAGCGCGTTCGCCCCCGGAAGCTGATAGATGGCAATTAACGCCGCGGGCTTTCCATCCAGCTGCGAATAACCAGAATAGCTCTGTGCTCCCAACTCGACACGGGCCACATCCTTGATTTGTGTGATCTGCCCTTCTTCCCCGGTTTTGATAATGATGTCGGCAAACTGTTTGGGATCGGTCAGTCGCCCGAGGGTGGTCACTGTCAGCTGAAAATCCTGGTTATCGGGGTTAGGTTCCTGACCAATCGAACCGGCGGCCACCTGGACGTTTTGCTGCCGGAGTGCATCGACCACATCGGTCGTGGTGATATTCCGGGTATCGAGCTGATTCGGGTCCAGCCAGATCCGCATGCCGAAATCCTTGGCATTCACGACATTGACATCACTGACCCCGTCGATACGTTTTAATTCATCATTAATATTAATCGAGGCGTAGTTGCTCAGATACAGTTCGTCAAACGTTTCATCAGGTGAATTGAGGGCAATCACCAGCGTCATGTTGGTCGATTTTTTTTTGGTCGTCACCCCTTCCCGTTTGACGTCTTCAGGCAGTGACGGGTTGGCAATCGCAACGCGGTTCTGTACCAGTACGTTCGCCATATCCAGATCGGTGCCCACATCGAACGTGACAGTTAATGTCATGTTGCCGTCGCTGGTACTGCTGGAAGACATGTAAAGCATGTTTTCCACACCGTTAACTTGCTCTTCGATGGGAGTGGCAACCGTATCTGCGACCACCTGGGCATCCGCCCCACGATAGGTAGCGGTGACGGCGACCGTGGGTGGAGTAATATCCGGAAAGAGTTCCACGGGTAACAGCGGGAGTGAAATCGCACCAACGATGGCGATGACGATCGAAATCACGCTGGCAAAAATCGGATGATAGATAAAAAACCGGGAAAACATCGTCGTCCGTTTCGTTTAAATATTCAGTCAGGCAAGCAGAGAATAAAACTAAATGGCCCCACAAGCGGTTCAGTTCTGCTGTTGATCAGGAGCAGCAGCTGGTTTGCTCGGTGTAGCACCGGTTTTCTTTGGTCCAGTGGCGGGGTTCGCCTTCTGTTGAGCTGGTTTATTTTTTTGCTGCTGACCACCTTTTGCCTGCTGGCCAGCGGGAGCTTGTTTATTGGTAATCGTGACCGGGCGACCGGGTCGGGCACGCTGGATACCTTCCGCGATATATTTTTCTCCGGGTTTGATCCCTTTCAGAATCACCCGCATGCCGTTATCCAGTTGGCCGATTTCAACCTGTCTTTTCTCAACGATATTATCTTTCCCCACAATCAACAGATATTTCCCGGCCAGGTCTGTACCAATCGAGACATCCTGTACCAGTACTGCGTTGGGAATCGGATCGCCGTAAACCCGGACACGGACATACAAGCCGGGATACATATAGCCCTCTTTATTCTCGAGGACCGCTCTGACCTGAATGGTGCCGGTGCCCGGATCAATTTTATTATTGGCGAAGTCGATCGTCCCGGTATGCGGATAGCCCTCTTCATCCGAGAGTCCTACATGCACCTGCAGTGGATCTTTATCAGTGGGTGATCTTTTTTTCTTTAAAGCCTGCAGCCAGAGACGCTCACTGGCATCAAAATAGACATAGATCGGATCCATTGTCACGATTGACGTGAGCAACGTGTTTTCTCCGGATCCGACCAGGTTGCCTACGTCAACCAGGTTTCGGCTGATCTTGCCGTTGATGGGCGCTTTGATCGTGGTATAGCCCATATTAATCTGGGCCTGTTCGACGTCTGCTTTTGCTCCCAGCACAGCCGCCTGTGCTTTGTCGCGGGCTGCAGTAGCATCGTTCACATCCTGGGGCGTGACCGCCTGCTTCTTTAACAGTTCTGTATAGCGATCCAGTGTCGCCTGGGCATCGACCAGCTGTGCATCGGCGGCTTTCTGTTGGGCATTGGCTTTATCGAGAGCCGCCTGGTACTCGTCCTGCTGAATCACAAACAGCAACTGACCTTTTTTGACATTATCCGATGGTTGGAAGTCGATTTTTTCCAGGAATCCTGCGACGCGGGCGCGAATATCCACCGAGGCGACCGAGGCCAGGGTCCCGGTGAAATCTTCATTGAAGACCACCTGCTTAACAACCGGTTCTGCCACGGTTACCGCGGGTGGCTTCATCTGCGGAGGGGGAGGCGGCTGGTTACAACCGCTGAGCAGCATGATTAAGGGACAGAAAAGAAGAAAAGATTTGAGAACAGAAAATCGGACGGGTGAATCGTTCACAGTGCTCCCTTTAATCGCTACCAAGACCTGTCTGTCTTGAAGTATCTCAGAATCCAGATCATTTCCATATATACGCGGCCCGTAGTAACAGGCATACTACTAACTTCAATACTCTAAATGCAATTCCCAT contains:
- a CDS encoding SBBP repeat-containing protein, with protein sequence MNWMTRLKNLKFPGLVCALYACMTGALLQAGQPADKKAESARTVEWVQQAGGIKHDKIRGITVDAAGNCYVTGEFTDTAEFGDKKVTSKGGMDFVLAKYSPAGKLLWIQTAGGSKIDRGYAVAVDKAGNAFVTGHFQSPVFQIGDQMLHNQGDYDYFIAKYDPDGKLVWAQSAGGKGYDYGHGIAVTPAGDCCVAGSFAGDVTIGDVSAPNPKGRSLFVAKYDNNGNLLWAQLAGNGRGASGHQIGVDRIGNCYVCGYITGLVELAGQQVGTDTTVQDIFLAKLSPNGKLVWSVNSGGQANGLSTGVAVDSRGNCYITGMFKNEARFGKTVMKSKGTHDIFVARINADGTPAWACTGGGEKIDYGLGIAVDQHDNCYATGEFSDEVHFQGRHLTKLGGRDLYIARFAPNGSLDWLEILGGDKSDLSYAIAVDQQDNCYVSGAFSPTTRYQKHELKSRGSNDIFLIKLSQ
- a CDS encoding N,N-dimethylformamidase beta subunit family domain-containing protein, with amino-acid sequence MLIGYVSDENYSALFDVAIEFQSDGQFFSTRSTASGAVILDLPEGEYTVILQHTDHCPKRVQMQVRAGQIYQFRLLSKKLFGFAWPRCVKAGEASEFRVHSTSEYQVELWRYGKEKEYIRRIGTFDDHAPLANLQITPDGDYTQEGVNWNDIGYRGAVQRQSVTSPERSGLYMFHLRNQSGDHFTFPWVVAPETPQSDIAILASDLTWNAYNNFGGRSNYLNPDGLPATPTVNSRQELRRYLKPSFGVYCVEEYPPLSLERPQPYLHIDLDEQLRDPIYSRMGCGMLHSEWRLLGWMEEQELSYDYYSETQFHLGTLPLDEYKVLILSSHPEYWSKQMYDRLKTWVFESGGRLIYLGGNGLNCEVEFLDDERIVYHNTDCTSWCGVAMDPPIPESESTYESRYHARQESEANLLGVVFSFAGIMTGAPYKVIDADHWALAGTDLKQDDLFGTESQHMRIPGGASGHETDKISPSSPPQVHLIAQGTNPDQGGADMIHYQTDSGGEVFSVGSICWITSMLVDKNVSRVTRNVIDQFTKSE
- a CDS encoding acetamidase/formamidase family protein, which encodes MQELSLGNLNYEFSREQEPRLRVTSGETIRVETEDALSGQIRKAGDCRDKSKVPYSNPVTGPIFIEGAELGDTLAIRIEKIESRDGQCATYTGNPKQLCQWLGTDVPGGSHVCPIRDGLVYWSDEIAIPYQPMLGCIGTTPAYGMPSTMPAGPHGGNMDIREVTEGNTLFLPVFVDGAYLYLGDAHAAMGQGELSATGLEMASQTTLTIELLKGKTIAGPRIESPDELITVSSGTPMERATADAFAQMILWMEAEHGWNRWRAYDVLTHVAEISMGYYEGGGLAVKIAKKYVAHPS
- a CDS encoding GDSL-type esterase/lipase family protein, whose amino-acid sequence is MMRSFLLPLLFLLITVSGFAEEKKLDWVQVTEKADWQPRDSQGELVYRDQLWIFGGWFNSYEAPPRDVWKSKDGKHWTPVTKKAPWIHSDLPMTVVFKDKMWLMGGWYNGRLPGHSAGNQVWSSTDGKHWDLVAKKAAWTPRLAAALVTFKGKMWLLGGTENYYFGDQKSLKNDVWYSSDGKEWKLATEHAGWSPRAYHQAAVLNDRIYVFGGGNYTPEYHANNDVWSSADGIHWRQETAHAPWHERLWFSSVVYRDRIWVIGGWSNNPSTNKQDAWYSQDGKNWTELKSGVVWKERHEHSAFVFKDKIWIAGGHAQPLNSQVWTLYVPPNWFDGQKQSVSSHSDFPKTMTKLKAGEPAKVVCFGDSVTGVYYHTGSRRAYTDMLGIALEKAVPGSKPEMINAGISGHTTVNALSRIERDVLKHHPDLVTVMFGLNDMTRVPLADYEKNLHSILKQCRDVGAEVLLCTPNAVITTGSRPTEKLIKYCDVVRKVGKELNVPVCDAYEQLTVLRKKDPLAWRLLMSDEIHPNMAGHKKLAELLAESITGNSVSLADVKPPTLAIPRSQSLIKAKRPIKVIAMPPLDQLIQKAAQEVAPDAKLEVTTWETKGKTRKQIESDAGKLVRPGKPDLVLLAIPRDAKAESQEDFIHSLMWTLNFSLNFGKGGWDCVVFHPDVFDPDHPDPAHDELTRQLVLGQDLTLVDRPAGEQKTAEEILKHWLKSQLD
- the map gene encoding type I methionyl aminopeptidase, whose amino-acid sequence is MSGNPIIYKSYEWERLRIASRFNASLMDHLRPYVKPGISTDEINQVVHEYTVSHGHTPATLGYHGFPKSCCISINEVVCHGIPDETVLKEGDIVNVDITSIVDGWYGDQSETFLVGEVTDEARKLVQATFDSLFLAINAIHPGSSVIEIGEVIYDYATELGYGVVRQYQGHGIGREFHTDPGIPHYPVSGSERDLLLPGMCFTIEPMLNSGSWKTVEDRSDGWTVRTKDGKLSAQFEHTILMTDAGPEILTLTKEGPQPGHRF
- the rlmB gene encoding 23S rRNA (guanosine(2251)-2'-O)-methyltransferase RlmB, which translates into the protein MVGKHSKVKKSKPLLGNHQKCWIWGRNAVRETLSAGFWKIWELYLSEKLPAEEIAELETRAAQLSVPVIVTTDKTLTQKSRAGDHQGMIAKMAPFPYAAAEEVLAQNTDTPLYLILDRIQDPYNFGAIIRSAEILGADAIFIGSQEQCDVTSLVCRTSAGAVNHIALAQVPDLVAFCQQLKADNINVLGTAMQAEETLVDYAFQQPTALIVGNEGTGVHLELIAACSHLIRIPQQGQTESLNVAVSAGILLYEASRQRGFQ